One Fontisphaera persica DNA window includes the following coding sequences:
- a CDS encoding AAA family ATPase: MIAKATPQFRWPPIDIARHLLANPNLVVPPAIVHGLLHKGTKGVLASSSKAGKTWVLLDLAASIATGTPFLKWPTTQGKVLFVNLEIQRAFIKERLRIIQERKKLDNLDNLEIWTLRGWTMNFEDVQEELIRRAKGEGYSLIVLDPAYKMMIGKSENAASGVGVLCHSLEQVAVDTGALVMFAHHFTKGGQSNKSPMDRMSGSGVFARDADSIITLTEHAEENCYSVEMTLRNLPPQAPFVVQWKFPLMVVREDLDPADLKGVDRGEGNGNPDHLLATPPGMIVPEEESSTTNPSPAATSSTALP, from the coding sequence GTGATTGCCAAAGCCACTCCACAATTCCGATGGCCACCAATCGACATCGCCAGGCATCTCCTGGCCAATCCCAATCTCGTAGTCCCTCCGGCCATTGTTCACGGTCTGCTCCACAAAGGAACCAAAGGAGTGTTGGCGAGTTCAAGCAAGGCCGGGAAGACCTGGGTGCTTTTGGATTTGGCAGCCAGCATTGCTACAGGGACGCCTTTTCTCAAGTGGCCCACCACGCAAGGGAAGGTGCTGTTTGTCAACCTTGAGATCCAGCGGGCCTTCATCAAAGAGCGGCTCCGCATCATCCAGGAGCGCAAGAAACTGGACAACCTCGACAATCTGGAAATCTGGACCTTGAGAGGATGGACGATGAACTTCGAGGATGTACAGGAGGAGTTGATTCGACGTGCCAAAGGCGAAGGCTACTCGCTCATTGTTCTGGACCCGGCCTATAAGATGATGATTGGGAAGTCTGAGAACGCGGCGAGTGGGGTTGGTGTTCTCTGTCACAGTCTCGAACAAGTGGCGGTGGACACAGGAGCGCTGGTGATGTTTGCCCATCATTTCACGAAAGGAGGGCAGTCGAACAAATCCCCGATGGACAGGATGAGCGGCAGCGGAGTGTTTGCCAGAGATGCCGACTCGATCATCACCCTCACCGAGCACGCGGAGGAGAACTGCTACTCCGTGGAGATGACCCTGCGCAATCTCCCTCCACAAGCTCCTTTCGTGGTTCAGTGGAAGTTCCCATTGATGGTGGTGCGTGAAGATCTCGATCCAGCAGACCTCAAAGGAGTTGATCGGGGAGAGGGCAATGGGAATCCTGACCATCTCCTCGCAACCCCTCCTGGCATGATTGTCCCTGAAGAGGAGTCGTCAACAACCAACCCATCTCCCGCAGCAACCTCTTCAACAGCTCTCCCATGA